GCTGAGGCTGCTGCTGGCGGGTCATGGCCACTGAACGTCTCATAGAAACAGGTGGTGATGTAAGGCAGCCAGCACACTAGCAGGCACACTTACAATGGAGAGAATTAAGACAGGAGATTATCAGAGTAATTACGTTACAAAAGTATATTTATGGAGAAATACAGACAGTATTATTTGACCAATTACGGGAACGTTACAAGAATTCTATTTGGTATATTTATGGAATCTCGCAAATATATAACAATGAGCCTTATTGTGATGTGTGTAATGTTATTGTAGCACATTAATATTAACAAATTCAAGAAGACTGAATTTCACCGTCTACAAATGTAGCCAACAGAAAAATGTGAATAACAGCCACTGATGGACCTTGACATTTTGTTAGCATTTGTTCCTTACATAAAAGGCTTTTATTCTGTGTCTGTTCTCAGTGGTCAGAGTATATCAAAGGGTTATATCAAAGGCTTATGCCTGGCTTTGTTTGAAATAAATGACATCAACAAATCAATAGCTTCACTGTACTATTCACAAGGTTAAGCACCAATGAGACTCACCCACAGTTGCCACCATCACTAAGGAGCTCCTGAAGTAGTTATTAGCAGGGACATAAAAACAGTGCTGGTCATTGCAAACAAACGTCCCTCGCCGCACCTGTTTCCTCACAATATACACAATGTACGCATACATGGAGCACATGATGAGTATGGGTACTATGATCCCGACCACGATGAAGAGCAGACTGAAGCCCCTGTAGTCTGGCTGGAAGCTGGGTGCACACAGGAACCTGGTGCTGCTGTAGCTGTAGCGGCCGAAGCCCAGCAGGGGCAAGGCTGCGTTGATCAGGCTGTAGAGCCACACCAGGACCAGCACCAACCTGGTCCTCCTGGACGTGCAGATGGTGCTGTAGCTCAGGGCGAAACAGATCTCTGTAAACTTGTCGATGGTGGCCCAGGTCAGGGAGTGGATGGAGGCCAGCTGAAGAAGCAGGTAGAGGAAGGCGCTGCCCTGGCAGAGAAGCCCGTCGCTGGGGTAGCCCTGCGTTCTGAACAGGCTGTTGTGGACTCCGAAGGGAATGATGGAGAGACCAAGGGC
This Salvelinus fontinalis isolate EN_2023a chromosome 16, ASM2944872v1, whole genome shotgun sequence DNA region includes the following protein-coding sequences:
- the LOC129812793 gene encoding adenosine receptor A3-like — its product is MPVAQVYAALMVVSSLCSVCGNVVLLLVVLLNKELRTETWALTLSFCLSDLALGLSIIPFGVHNSLFRTQGYPSDGLLCQGSAFLYLLLQLASIHSLTWATIDKFTEICFALSYSTICTSRRTRLVLVLVWLYSLINAALPLLGFGRYSYSSTRFLCAPSFQPDYRGFSLLFIVVGIIVPILIMCSMYAYIVYIVRKQVRRGTFVCNDQHCFYVPANNYFRSSLVMVATVVCLLVCWLPYITTCFYETFSGHDPPAAASAVATWLILLTSALNPWINSMTQT